TTGATCAGCTGCACTATGGCTACGTTGCCGATCGGGTTGCCCAGGACAGCATCCAGTGGATTCACGGCGGGAAGATAAACTTGCCCCAGCGATGGCTGAATTTGGTTGTTACCGATTGTCTCCCCAAAGCATCAGAATTACTCACACCCCAATCTCCTGCTTACGCTTTACCTATCAGTTGGGGAGCAACTACAATTTATGCCGAATTCGACCAACTAACCTACTACAGCTTACCCAGGGAGCGCAGTATCTTTGTACAGATTTACACTAGAGGTAACCCCTTTCAAGGCAATATTGCCAATTTACAAAGTCTCATAGAATTGTTGCGAGATAAGCAAATATTGGGAGGTATTCTCTACGGCAATCCCTATCTTATTCCCATAGTACAAGCCAATTTTCCCCAGCCCTGGCTATTTAGCTACGGTCATTACCAGGAATGCCAAAAACTCTGCCTTAATCTCCTCCTCCCCCCTGACAGCAGTAAAAGTGAGCGGGAATTTGTCTAATTCTTACTCTCCTTCTCTTTGTGGTGTTTTTCCTCTTCCTTGTCGTGGGGGTCAACAATTCGCTGGAACATGTAGCCCGTCCCCCGCGCCGTGAGAATCAATTCCGGATTACTGGGGTCTTCTTCCAACTTTGCCCGCAATCGCGAGATATGTACATCCACTACCCTCGTATCCACATGACGCTCAGGAGTATAGCCCCACACTTCTTGCAAAATCTCCGCCCGTGAGGAAGGCTCCCCCGATCGACTTACCAACAATTCTAATAAACTAAACTCCATGCCCGTCAGGCGCACCCGCTCCTCCCCTTTGTAAACCTGGCGCTTGTTGGTGTCAATGCGGATGTTCCCCACCTGAATTACCCCCGAACTGGGAATCCCTGAACTGCCATTGCGTTCAAAGCGACGTAAAACCGAGCGAATCCGTGCCTCTAACTCCTTGGGCGAAAAGGGTTTGACAATGTAATCATCCGCCCCCAACTCCAAACCTGTAATTTTGTCTGCCACATCACTGAGGGCTGTCAGCATGATGATTGGTACATCCGACTCTTTGCGTAGTTCTTGACAGACCCCGTAGCCATCTAGCTTGGGCATCATGACATCCAAAACTACTAGGTCAGGGTCCTCCGCATGAAACACCTCTAGCGCCCGCTCCCCGTCTTCTGCCGTCACTACTTGATAGCCAATCATGGAAAGACGAGTTTCTAAGATACGACGGATACTTGCCTCGTCATCAACGACTAGGATTTTCTCTTTGTAGCTGTCTGTCTTACTCGTCAAGGGCACCACAGGCTGTTTCCCGAACCACTACTGATTATTTCATTATGTAAATAGAACAAGCAAGGGTGACCAAATTCTCAACATTTTTTAATCTTCCGGGGGGACTAGCCCCCCATTACACCTACAGATTCAACCCCAGCTCTTGCCGTTCTTTTTCCAACAGACTGATTAATTCCAGGTTGTTTTGAGCACGGGCAGCCTCCATCCGACGGCGCAGGGAATCGGCTAAGTTAGCTTGGTGAGTGACTTTGACACTGTTTCTCCGTTCTGCAGACAGCATAGCTCTATCTCCTTAAGTATCGACATATACAATTTTGCCAGATATTCGAGGTTTTGGTAGCAATTGTTACAGAAAATTTAAGAAACTTACTATCTGCGGCTAAGTATTTCTACTAATTCCTGTAGGTGCTCTTTGCCCCGTGAGGGTTGGAAGTGCCAGGGGAAGG
This genomic interval from Pseudanabaenaceae cyanobacterium SKYG29 contains the following:
- a CDS encoding response regulator transcription factor, which translates into the protein MTSKTDSYKEKILVVDDEASIRRILETRLSMIGYQVVTAEDGERALEVFHAEDPDLVVLDVMMPKLDGYGVCQELRKESDVPIIMLTALSDVADKITGLELGADDYIVKPFSPKELEARIRSVLRRFERNGSSGIPSSGVIQVGNIRIDTNKRQVYKGEERVRLTGMEFSLLELLVSRSGEPSSRAEILQEVWGYTPERHVDTRVVDVHISRLRAKLEEDPSNPELILTARGTGYMFQRIVDPHDKEEEKHHKEKESKN